The genome window GCCCAGCGTCATGCACATTTCGTCGATAAGCTGTTCGGTACGGTACAGATACTGCTCACGAGGCAGGTACTGGGCGTATCCAAGCGCTGCCACACCACGGGGTACAATCGTTACTTTTACCAGCGGATCGGCGTGTTCGAGGAACCAGCCTGTGACGGCGTGACCAGCCTCATGATAGGCAACAATTTGCTTTTCTTCCGGAGAAATGATTTTGTTCTTTTTCTCCAGACCACCAATTACGCGGTCCATTGCATCCTGAAAATCCTGCATGGTAATGAATTCACGATCACGACGCGCAGCAATCAGAGCGGCTTCATTACAAACGTTAGCGATTTCGGCACCAGCGAAGCCCGGTGTCTGGGCGGCCAGCTCTTTCGGCGCAACATCCTGACCCAACTTCAACGGCTTCAAGTGCACTTTGAAGATGGCTTCGCGACCAACGATATCGGGCTTATCAATACTAATCTGGCGGTCGAAACGACCTGGGCGTAGTAAGGCAGAATCAAGTACATCAGGACGGTTAGTAGCCGCCAGGATGATAATTCCGGAGTCTGTTGCAAAACCATCCATCTCTACTAAAAGAGAGTTCAGCGTATTTTCGCGCTCGTCGTTAGCGCCTGGCATGGAGCCACGTCCACGTGAGCGGCCAACGGCATCAATCTCATCGATAAAGATGATACAAGGCGCTTTTTCTTTTGCTTGCTTGAAAAGGTCACGCACCCGGGCAGCACCTACACCAACGAACATTTCTACGAAGTCGGAACCCGATAGGGAGAAGAAGGGAACACCCGCTTCGCCTGCTACGGCTTTGGCTAACAAAGTTTTACCCGTACCTGGAGGGCCAACTAGCAAGGCTCCTTTAGGGATTTTTGCGCCCAGTTTCGTGAACTTACCCGGACTTTTCAGGTAGTCAACAATTTCTTTGATCTCTTCTTTGGCTTCGTCCAGGCCAGCCACATCGTTAAATGTGATCTTAACCTTATTCTCAGCATCAAACAAAGCCGCTTTCGACTTTCCAATGTTGAAAATCTGGCCACCTGGGCCGGCTCCTCCCGACATACGTCCGAGCAGGAAATACATGGCCAGAATCATGACAATAAAGAAGCCCCAAGTTTGGATGAAGCCGCTCCAGTCGCTCCGCTGGTCAATGCGATATTCTATTTTTTCACTATCTGGTATTCCTTCCTGAATTTTATCCAAATCCTTTTTGAAGGCTTCAGCAGACGTGATCCGAAAGCTGTAGTGAGGGCCGCCTGACGTGGAAAAATAAGGCTTTTCCTGAAAAATCGTACGGTATTTAGGACTTTGTATCGCTTGTTGCGTCAATGTCACCTCAACAACGTTGTCGTTAACAATTACGACTTCGCCAACCTCCCGGTCTTTCACCATTTTTTCAAATCGCTTCTGTGTTGTTTCGCGAACAGCACTATTGCGATTGAAAAACGTGATACCCAGAATGGCGGCAATCAGCAGGGCAACAATCCAGCCCTGAAAATTGGGGCGACGCGGACCGCGGCCAGATAAGGGGTTTCTATTATTCGTTTCAGGCATTTCTCGTAACAGTCTTACGGCTATGTAAAAAAAGAGAACACCATTTTACAATGGAATGTTTCTCACACTAAACGGTTTTGATGGGTGGGGAAATAGAAGGTTAGACGGTTACGGGTTCCTCAACAACTCGGATTTCGGCATCGCCCCAGAGTTGTTCCAGATCATAAAAAGTCCGGCGCTCTTTCTTGAATACGTGAGCGACAACATCTACATAATCCAGCAAAATCCATTCCCGATTCAGTCTGCCTTCATTATGCCAAGGATTAACCTGGCTGGCTTTATAGACTTCTTCTTCAATAGAAGTGGAAATGGCATCAATCTGTGTATCGGAAGTCCCGGAGCAAATCACAAAAAAGTCAGCTATTGCATTTTTGACACTGCGCAAATCCATGACGACTACATCCGTTGCTTTTTTCTCTTGCATTCCTTTTACAACCAGATCGCACAGTTCTGCTGATGTCAGTTCTTTTGCTTTATTAATTCTCATGCTGTTCATTTAAATTGCACATCGCTTGCCGCAGCGGGGACATTCTTAAGACA of Tellurirhabdus bombi contains these proteins:
- the ftsH gene encoding ATP-dependent zinc metalloprotease FtsH, translating into MPETNNRNPLSGRGPRRPNFQGWIVALLIAAILGITFFNRNSAVRETTQKRFEKMVKDREVGEVVIVNDNVVEVTLTQQAIQSPKYRTIFQEKPYFSTSGGPHYSFRITSAEAFKKDLDKIQEGIPDSEKIEYRIDQRSDWSGFIQTWGFFIVMILAMYFLLGRMSGGAGPGGQIFNIGKSKAALFDAENKVKITFNDVAGLDEAKEEIKEIVDYLKSPGKFTKLGAKIPKGALLVGPPGTGKTLLAKAVAGEAGVPFFSLSGSDFVEMFVGVGAARVRDLFKQAKEKAPCIIFIDEIDAVGRSRGRGSMPGANDERENTLNSLLVEMDGFATDSGIIILAATNRPDVLDSALLRPGRFDRQISIDKPDIVGREAIFKVHLKPLKLGQDVAPKELAAQTPGFAGAEIANVCNEAALIAARRDREFITMQDFQDAMDRVIGGLEKKNKIISPEEKQIVAYHEAGHAVTGWFLEHADPLVKVTIVPRGVAALGYAQYLPREQYLYRTEQLIDEMCMTLGGRAAEDIVFGKISTGALSDLERITKLAYSIVTIYGMNDKIGNVSFYDSKQSEYQFNKPYSEATAEAIDDEVRKLIDMAYQRTKSMLSEHREGLEIIAQELLKKEILFQADLERLLGRRPFQKETTYQAYKNKGEEVKEEIGSESKPEETNPLHTPDLPALS
- the rsfS gene encoding ribosome silencing factor, producing MRINKAKELTSAELCDLVVKGMQEKKATDVVVMDLRSVKNAIADFFVICSGTSDTQIDAISTSIEEEVYKASQVNPWHNEGRLNREWILLDYVDVVAHVFKKERRTFYDLEQLWGDAEIRVVEEPVTV